The Amycolatopsis sp. DG1A-15b genome window below encodes:
- a CDS encoding penicillin acylase family protein, with protein sequence MRRRIRALTVTALGALVAGLTQVAVTAPAAQAAVSPDDYCGGQCSDILPPGEQGSATLAEILAHKLLGTRPAHSADQLGKYSSLANGYKTLTTSAINQYFNDSSFGVPADQVASTTKPRADVTIVRDKALGVPHITGTTRAGTEFGAGYAAGQDRLWLMDVLRHAARGQLSPFAGGAASNRELEQQFFSNAPYTEAELQAQIDRTAASGPRGAQGLADAQAYVDGINKYISDSYNGRYFPGEYVLTGHIDSITNAGSIDPFKLTDLVALASLVGAEFGAGGGGEVQNAIAKLAMQEKYGVVQGEKVWQSLRAEDDPEAVKTLHDGQTFPYGKTPANAVGQAMPDKNSVTPQPVVFDKTGSASTATPSTVDVAAPAEQEPARGMFENGVLPGNMLSEKHGMSNALLVSGAKTASGHPVAVFGPQTGYFAPQLLMLQELQGPGISARGAAFAGLSLYVLLGRGQDYSWSATTSAQDIIDTYALQLCDPSGNAPTKDSNYYTYQGKCVPMDTVEIKNAWKPTVADGTAAGSYTLRSYRTKYGPVQSRATVGGKPVAYTALRSSYFHEVDSLIGFQELNDPTFVKSAADFQRAAQDINFTFNWFYADSKDIAYFNSGANPVRQSNVDPNMPVWGDQGHDWAGWNPAGNLANYTPASQHPQSINQDYYVSWNNSQANGYAAAGADKSAVHRVDLLDSRVKKLINSGTKVTRVNLTQAMSEAALADLRAERVLPLLLQVLDKTPATGAAADAEAKLKTWLSHGQLRTETSPGSKAYADADAIRIFDAWWPLLVQAEFKPGMGDNAYNAMTSVLGINESPSGFQNGNGQHTGQPHKGSSFQYGWWGYVSKDIRQVLGQPVAGPLGQTFCGNGDVTACRQALVDSLTTAAGQPANTVYPGDASCSAGDQWCADTIVHNPLGGITQDKISWQNRPTFQQVVEYAAHRGDNVANLAATKTVSATSAETGFYPSPASNAIDGNTSTRWASDWSDDQAITVDLGSVQQVSRVMLSWESAYGKGYRIQLSPDGVNWTDAAVVTDGDGGQDNLAFAATPARFVKLQGVQRGTKYGYSLYEFEVYAH encoded by the coding sequence ATGCGACGTCGCATCCGCGCCCTGACCGTAACGGCACTGGGGGCCCTCGTGGCCGGACTGACCCAGGTCGCCGTCACCGCGCCGGCTGCCCAGGCAGCCGTGTCGCCCGACGACTACTGCGGGGGGCAGTGCAGCGACATCCTCCCGCCCGGCGAACAGGGCAGCGCCACCCTCGCGGAAATCCTGGCGCACAAGCTGCTCGGCACCCGCCCGGCGCACTCGGCCGACCAGCTCGGGAAGTACTCCTCGCTGGCCAACGGCTACAAGACGCTGACCACCAGCGCGATCAACCAGTACTTCAACGACTCCTCGTTCGGCGTCCCGGCCGACCAGGTGGCGAGCACGACGAAGCCGCGGGCGGACGTCACGATCGTGCGGGACAAGGCCCTCGGCGTGCCGCACATCACCGGGACCACCCGCGCCGGCACCGAGTTCGGCGCCGGCTACGCGGCCGGGCAGGACCGGCTGTGGCTGATGGACGTGCTGCGGCACGCCGCCCGCGGGCAGCTCTCGCCGTTCGCCGGTGGCGCCGCTTCCAACCGCGAGCTCGAGCAGCAGTTCTTCTCGAACGCGCCGTACACCGAAGCCGAGCTGCAGGCGCAGATCGACCGCACCGCGGCCAGCGGCCCGCGTGGCGCACAGGGACTCGCCGATGCGCAGGCCTACGTGGACGGCATCAACAAGTACATCAGCGATTCGTACAACGGCCGGTACTTCCCGGGCGAGTACGTGCTGACCGGGCACATCGACTCGATCACCAACGCCGGGTCGATCGACCCGTTCAAGCTGACCGACCTGGTCGCGCTCGCCTCGCTGGTCGGCGCCGAGTTCGGCGCGGGTGGCGGCGGCGAGGTGCAGAACGCCATCGCGAAGCTCGCGATGCAGGAGAAGTACGGCGTCGTCCAGGGCGAGAAGGTGTGGCAGAGCCTGCGCGCCGAGGACGACCCCGAAGCGGTCAAGACGCTGCACGACGGCCAGACCTTCCCGTACGGCAAGACGCCGGCCAACGCGGTCGGGCAGGCCATGCCGGACAAGAACTCGGTGACGCCGCAACCCGTGGTGTTCGACAAGACCGGCTCGGCGTCCACCGCGACGCCGTCCACTGTGGACGTCGCGGCGCCCGCCGAGCAGGAGCCCGCTCGCGGCATGTTCGAGAACGGCGTGCTGCCGGGGAACATGCTGAGCGAAAAGCACGGCATGTCCAACGCGCTGCTCGTCTCCGGCGCCAAGACCGCCAGCGGCCACCCGGTCGCGGTGTTCGGCCCGCAGACCGGCTACTTCGCCCCGCAGCTGCTGATGCTGCAGGAGCTGCAGGGCCCGGGCATCAGCGCGCGCGGTGCGGCGTTCGCCGGCCTGAGCCTCTACGTGCTCCTCGGCCGCGGCCAGGACTACTCGTGGAGCGCGACGACGTCGGCGCAGGACATCATCGACACCTACGCGCTGCAGTTGTGCGACCCGAGCGGCAACGCGCCGACGAAGGACTCGAACTACTACACCTACCAGGGCAAGTGCGTCCCGATGGACACGGTGGAGATCAAGAACGCCTGGAAGCCGACGGTGGCCGACGGGACCGCGGCGGGCTCGTACACGCTGCGCAGCTACCGCACCAAGTACGGGCCGGTGCAGAGCCGGGCGACCGTCGGCGGCAAGCCGGTGGCGTACACGGCACTGCGGTCGTCCTACTTCCACGAGGTCGACTCGCTGATCGGCTTCCAGGAGCTGAACGACCCGACCTTCGTCAAGTCCGCGGCGGACTTCCAGCGGGCCGCGCAGGACATCAACTTCACGTTCAACTGGTTCTACGCCGACTCCAAGGACATCGCCTACTTCAACTCCGGGGCCAACCCGGTCCGGCAGTCCAACGTGGACCCGAACATGCCGGTCTGGGGCGACCAGGGCCACGACTGGGCAGGCTGGAACCCGGCGGGCAACCTGGCGAACTACACGCCGGCGTCACAGCACCCGCAGTCGATCAACCAGGACTACTACGTCAGCTGGAACAACTCCCAGGCCAACGGCTACGCCGCGGCCGGGGCGGACAAGTCGGCCGTGCACCGCGTCGACCTGCTCGACTCGCGGGTGAAGAAGCTGATCAACAGTGGCACCAAGGTCACCCGGGTCAACCTGACCCAGGCGATGTCGGAGGCCGCGCTGGCCGACCTGCGTGCCGAGCGCGTGCTGCCGCTGCTGCTGCAGGTGCTCGACAAGACGCCGGCCACCGGCGCGGCGGCGGACGCCGAGGCGAAGCTCAAGACGTGGCTTTCCCACGGCCAGCTGCGCACGGAGACCTCGCCGGGCAGCAAGGCGTACGCGGACGCCGACGCGATCCGCATCTTCGACGCCTGGTGGCCGCTGCTGGTCCAGGCTGAGTTCAAGCCGGGCATGGGCGACAACGCCTACAACGCGATGACCAGCGTCCTCGGCATCAACGAAAGCCCGTCCGGCTTCCAGAACGGCAACGGCCAGCACACCGGCCAGCCCCACAAGGGTTCGTCGTTCCAGTACGGCTGGTGGGGTTACGTCAGCAAGGACATCCGCCAGGTGCTCGGCCAGCCGGTGGCGGGCCCGCTCGGGCAGACGTTCTGCGGGAACGGCGACGTCACCGCGTGCCGCCAGGCCCTGGTCGACTCGCTGACCACCGCCGCCGGCCAGCCCGCGAATACCGTCTACCCCGGTGACGCGTCCTGCTCGGCCGGTGACCAGTGGTGTGCCGACACGATCGTGCACAACCCGCTCGGCGGCATCACGCAGGACAAGATCAGCTGGCAGAACCGCCCGACGTTCCAGCAGGTCGTCGAGTACGCCGCGCACCGCGGGGACAACGTCGCGAACCTGGCGGCGACGAAGACGGTCAGCGCCACCAGCGCCGAGACCGGCTTCTACCCCTCGCCGGCGTCCAACGCGATCGACGGGAACACCTCGACCCGCTGGGCCAGCGACTGGAGCGACGACCAGGCGATCACCGTCGACCTCGGGTCGGTCCAGCAGGTTTCGCGGGTGATGCTCAGCTGGGAGTCCGCGTACGGCAAGGGCTACCGGATCCAGCTCTCGCCGGACGGCGTGAACTGGACGGACGCGGCCGTGGTGACCGACGGCGACGGCGGGCAGGACAACCTCGCGTTCGCCGCGACCCCGGCCCGGTTCGTCAAGCTGCAGGGCGTCCAGCGCGGCACCAAGTACGGCTACTCGCTGTACGAATTCGAGGTCTACGCGCACTGA
- a CDS encoding FKBP-type peptidyl-prolyl cis-trans isomerase, whose product MTLEKPLIDPPDGPAPAELEITDLTVGDGAEATPGKTVTVHYVGVAHSTGEEFDASWNRGEPLRFGLGAGQVISGWDQGVAGMKIGGRRKLVIPPHLGYGDRGAGGVIKPGETLIFVVDLVGVN is encoded by the coding sequence ATGACCTTGGAAAAGCCCCTCATCGACCCCCCGGACGGACCCGCGCCGGCCGAACTCGAGATCACCGACCTCACCGTCGGTGACGGCGCGGAGGCCACGCCGGGCAAGACCGTCACCGTGCACTACGTCGGTGTCGCGCACTCGACCGGCGAAGAGTTCGACGCGTCCTGGAACCGCGGCGAGCCGCTGCGGTTCGGTCTCGGCGCCGGCCAGGTCATCTCCGGCTGGGACCAGGGTGTCGCGGGGATGAAGATCGGCGGCCGCCGCAAGCTGGTGATCCCGCCGCACCTGGGCTACGGCGACCGCGGCGCGGGCGGCGTGATCAAGCCCGGCGAGACGCTCATCTTCGTCGTCGACCTGGTCGGCGTGAACTAG
- a CDS encoding trypsin-like serine protease produces MRVRAVLSAALLTLAAGLATAPPASAVANGADVPAGQFGFAAKLTMTDIPKPNGTKYNSACSGALIAAQWIITAGHCFHDANRNRVSGPVPYPTSVLLGTVDQGTPGVTRNVVTVYQASANDIAIATLDADVTGITPLTVNRVTPSAGQLLTLAGWGSLTSVNPAPSTKLQQGTVQVGQVGTATLGVQGVAPTSTTSACVYDSGAPYFVAGGSGGQLVSVESSGPDCPHHQLETTSRVDVVADWIAAHTG; encoded by the coding sequence ATGCGCGTTCGCGCTGTGCTTTCCGCTGCCCTTCTTACGTTGGCCGCCGGGCTCGCCACCGCGCCACCGGCTTCGGCCGTGGCCAACGGCGCCGACGTTCCGGCGGGCCAGTTCGGCTTCGCCGCGAAACTCACCATGACGGACATCCCGAAGCCCAACGGCACGAAGTACAACAGCGCGTGCTCCGGCGCGCTGATCGCCGCGCAGTGGATCATCACCGCGGGTCACTGCTTCCACGACGCCAACCGCAACCGCGTCTCCGGGCCGGTGCCGTACCCGACGTCCGTGCTGCTCGGCACGGTCGACCAGGGCACGCCCGGGGTGACGCGCAACGTCGTCACCGTCTACCAGGCGAGCGCCAACGACATCGCGATCGCCACCCTCGACGCGGACGTCACCGGCATCACACCGCTGACGGTCAACCGGGTGACGCCGTCGGCCGGCCAGCTGCTGACCCTCGCCGGCTGGGGCAGCCTCACCTCGGTCAACCCGGCCCCCTCGACGAAGCTGCAGCAAGGCACCGTGCAGGTCGGCCAGGTCGGCACCGCGACGCTCGGTGTCCAGGGCGTCGCCCCGACGTCGACGACGAGCGCCTGCGTGTACGACTCGGGCGCGCCGTACTTCGTCGCGGGCGGCTCCGGCGGGCAGCTGGTGTCGGTCGAGTCGAGCGGCCCGGACTGCCCGCACCACCAGCTCGAGACCACCTCCCGCGTGGACGTCGTCGCGGACTGGATCGCCGCGCACACCGGCTGA
- a CDS encoding trypsin-like serine protease: MRLRALLAAAVLTVSTAPAAWAVAHGSDVPPGQYGFVAKLAMTKIPRPDGSTYSSYCTGALVAPAWVLTTGHCFHDAHRDRVSGKTPYPTTVTLGLTDEATESGIARKATEVLQAKENDVALVRLDSPVTTVPPLTASRATPKVGRQLTLAGWGSLTSSDPKPATRLQQGTVAVAKVDPTTLGVRGAAPEITTSACTYDSGAPYFSGDELVSLEATGPDCPHAGIETTSRVDVIADWIATHTA; encoded by the coding sequence ATGCGCCTGCGCGCCCTGCTCGCCGCTGCCGTATTGACCGTCTCCACCGCTCCCGCCGCCTGGGCCGTCGCCCACGGTTCCGACGTCCCACCGGGGCAGTACGGGTTCGTCGCGAAGCTCGCGATGACGAAGATCCCGCGCCCGGACGGCTCGACGTACAGCAGCTACTGCACGGGCGCGCTCGTCGCGCCCGCCTGGGTCCTGACGACCGGCCACTGCTTCCACGACGCCCACCGCGACCGCGTCTCGGGCAAGACCCCGTACCCGACGACGGTGACACTGGGCCTGACCGACGAAGCCACGGAATCGGGCATCGCCCGCAAGGCGACCGAGGTCCTCCAGGCCAAGGAGAACGACGTCGCCCTGGTCCGCCTGGACTCCCCGGTGACCACGGTGCCGCCCCTCACGGCGAGCCGCGCGACCCCGAAGGTGGGCCGGCAGCTGACGCTGGCGGGCTGGGGCAGCCTGACGAGCTCGGACCCCAAGCCGGCCACCCGCCTCCAGCAGGGCACGGTGGCGGTGGCGAAGGTGGATCCGACGACGCTGGGCGTCCGCGGCGCGGCCCCGGAGATCACGACGAGTGCGTGCACGTACGACTCGGGAGCCCCGTATTTCTCGGGCGACGAGCTGGTCTCGTTGGAGGCAACGGGCCCGGACTGTCCCCACGCGGGCATCGAGACGACGAGCCGGGTGGACGTCATAGCGGACTGGATAGCCACCCACACGGCGTAA
- a CDS encoding PLP-dependent transferase: MDDWTPRTKAIAAGRPHGPGEPLNTPLVATSTYQAGGDFVYARGDGTPTWHALEEAVGALEGGHATAFASGVATLSAVLDLLPVGSRVAVPTFSYAVTRGVLAHAQKLGKLAVTELEPTDTEAWVAEAATADLVWLESPTNPTLDVMAIETIAAAARGRVVVDNTFATPLQQRPLELGADVVVHSATKLIGGHSDLLLGITVAKDPAVAAELRGARMRVGSTPGALEAWLALRGLRTMPVRLAEQSRTAALLAERLAGHPAVRRVRYPGFGMMVSFDLADAETADRFCASVRLIRSATSLGGVESLVERRAWLAGEERVPAGLIRFSVGLEDPDDLWRDLALALPE, encoded by the coding sequence ATGGACGACTGGACGCCCCGCACGAAGGCCATCGCCGCCGGCCGGCCGCACGGTCCCGGTGAGCCGCTGAACACCCCGCTCGTCGCCACCAGCACCTACCAGGCCGGTGGCGATTTCGTGTACGCGCGCGGCGACGGGACGCCGACCTGGCACGCGCTCGAGGAAGCCGTCGGGGCGCTGGAAGGCGGCCACGCGACGGCGTTCGCGTCCGGGGTCGCCACCCTGTCCGCGGTGCTGGACCTGCTGCCGGTCGGGTCGCGGGTCGCCGTCCCGACGTTCAGCTACGCCGTCACGCGCGGGGTGCTGGCCCACGCGCAGAAGCTCGGCAAGCTCGCCGTCACCGAGCTCGAACCCACCGACACCGAAGCCTGGGTGGCCGAGGCCGCGACGGCCGACCTGGTCTGGCTGGAGTCGCCGACCAACCCGACCCTCGACGTGATGGCCATCGAGACGATCGCGGCGGCCGCGCGCGGCCGGGTCGTCGTCGACAACACCTTCGCGACGCCGTTGCAGCAGCGGCCGCTCGAGCTGGGCGCGGACGTCGTCGTGCACAGCGCGACCAAGCTCATCGGCGGGCACTCCGACCTGCTGCTGGGCATCACCGTGGCCAAGGACCCGGCCGTCGCGGCCGAGCTGCGGGGCGCGCGGATGCGGGTCGGGTCGACGCCGGGCGCGCTGGAAGCCTGGCTCGCCCTGCGCGGGCTGCGGACCATGCCCGTCCGGCTCGCGGAACAGTCCCGCACCGCCGCGCTGCTGGCGGAGCGGCTCGCCGGGCACCCCGCGGTGCGGCGGGTGCGCTACCCGGGCTTCGGGATGATGGTCTCCTTCGACCTGGCCGACGCCGAGACGGCCGACCGCTTCTGCGCGTCGGTCCGGCTGATCCGCTCGGCGACGAGCCTCGGCGGCGTCGAGAGCCTGGTCGAGCGGCGGGCGTGGCTGGCGGGCGAGGAGCGCGTCCCGGCCGGGCTGATCCGGTTCAGCGTCGGCCTGGAGGACCCCGATGACCTGTGGCGCGACCTCGCGTTAGCCCTCCCGGAGTAA